From the Telopea speciosissima isolate NSW1024214 ecotype Mountain lineage chromosome 9, Tspe_v1, whole genome shotgun sequence genome, the window ACGGAAGTAGTGAGAGATTTTCCACACAATCGATTCTAGAAAAGAATGGAGCCCATACCAAAGCTATCATAAAAACCAAGGGAAAATTTTCTTAGCAACAAGCAAAAAAACCGCCATCGAATCgcactttaatcaaataactgtatataatcaattattttatgtaaaataggttttgcaaaaaccatttccaaaatggtactgaatccagattccgatccgaccatacatagACAACCTCAATctcggtgttccccaatcgggtagtggtgacctattgagtaactccttcactcacaaagtgttcgcacattcccagaacaccaacTTTGACACACTTGaacctcagtcattgatgaaccaaagattgtgatcacactttgcagtgacaaggtcccctcaggtacagggCCTCGGTGACActtgtctatcccttcctacatctgatagtaatacatgagggaatcgacaaagtagattcttcgctaatacacacatcgaacatgtgagtacttCCTACCCTGatatcacatgtctaggcatatccaatgcgacgatcatatgataagggtggcCAGCCCAAACCccagtcgtgactaccattttaagtaatacttacggacacataatgctcataAAGTTTATATCGTATGTGAAAATATTAAACCAAattgtataaaggttcaatataAAGTAAAATCAGATTGAACAGGACCGAAccagatttgatggacacataaatccaacaataatAACACATGTGAGATTTGTACTAGATTCTATCGTATACACGTAATCGATGTATAATTACATTTATGTCCCAAAATCATCATTTCTAGTGGCATACAATGAAAAAACCACATAAATAGGCTTGTCGAGAacagttttgggtgaaaacccatGTAATAAACTTACAAGCCCGTTAAATAAATGCatacaaaatttatttatttaaaacaaaTCTGGGTTTTATGAAGGCATATTCCAACACAGGGTCTGGATGAATGCCAATACAAGTGAggttatttgattgaattagactttaAAATTTGACACGTTGTTATTGtagaccatgtcctctctattCATCGATCGGACATGTACTTTTTATATTGCAACAATATTTCATTCACCATATTAGAAATCATAAaatagagacaaaaaaaaaatcctaacaaaaTGGCTACATTAATTGTTGTCACAATCCAAGTATCGAAAGACCTTTTCTTGTTGCATGAACTGTCTATGAATCTAAGTTAACACAatttttcttaccaaaaaaataaatagataaaattaACACAATTTTGCAACTCTAATGAAATATTGTATTGGAAATTATATGGAGAATAGTGGTACTAAGGTTTAAATTCCATACATATCAACTTGGTCCaagtattttgttttttggggggaCACTCAATTTGGTTCAAGTCAAATGAGTTTGATAAATACATATATTTAAAAAGACCACGCCACCGTTTATTGACTGAGAGATCAGCCTTTGAGTGAAAATTTTATCATCACTcactcttttttctgttttttttaaagattttagtaacaaaaaaaaaattaacataatgACCTTAATTAGTCAAAGAAGGCGCCTGTAGTTCACCTTTCCCTTCTACAACCAAAACCGGATGGATACAAAACATTGCTATCAAGTTAAACATATATATGAAACAACGTTCTCTCACGGTTGTCTCACATGccaaatatttattattattttttttttttccatttccaaAGTTGAAGTCCCACATGATTATCATTCAATAATATTTAGTCAGATATTAATTAGTTGTATTACTCCAACTCTCTTTGACTtcatcttcaaaaaaaaaaaaaaaaaaaaaaaagggcttcaAAAAAGGCTGATTCAACGTCTAAGTAATCATAAAATTCAACACATGGTTCCATCAGCCAATGGATCCATTCAAACTTTCGTCTTCTATAAAACCCCATAAATCTGCCTTTGCTGTTTCATCAAATCATCCCTTGCTTTAACCTTCTTAATTTCCATCTTAATTCATTTCTCTATTTCAGTTTTTCTCACCCTTTATTAGATTTATCCAACCAAGAGAAGATCAAGAAGCAATGGGATCAGTTGGAGAAATCTATGAAGCACAACGCACCCAGGGTCCAGCCACAGTACTGGCCATCGGCACAGCAAATCCATCCAACTGTGTCTATCAACCTGATTTCCCAGATTTCTACTTCAGATCCACAAAGAGTGAGCACATGACTGAATTGAAGGAGAAGTTCAAGCGAATCTGTGACAAATCAACAATTAGAAAAAGGCATCTCTACATGACAGAAGAAATGATCAAGGAGAACCCCAACTTCTACAACTCCATGGCTCCAACACTTGATGCTCGCCAAGATATTATGGTTGTTGAGGTTCCCAAGTTGGCTAAAGAAGCAGCTTTGAAAGCCATTAATGAGTGGGGGCAGCCCAAATCAAAGATCACCCACATTGTATTCACTACCATTTCTGGTGTTGATGCACCTGGTGCCGACTTTCAACTCGTCAAGCTTCTTGGCCTTTCACCGACCGTCAAACGTGTGATGATGTATCATCTAGGCTGCTATGGTGGTGGCAGTGTCCTCCGTGTTGCCAAAGACCTTGCTGAGAACAATAAAGGTGCTCGTGTCCTCGTTGTTTGCTCCGAGTTAAACTCGGTTAGTGGCTTTAAGGGACCTACCGAGACCGACTTCCACACCTTACTTGGGCAGGCAATCTTTGCAGATGGCGCGGCAGCTTTAATAGTTGGTGCAAACCCTGACACATCAGTTGAGCGTccacttttccaactcttttcAGCAGGATCTCGAATTCTCCCCGACTCGGATGATATGGTTGAAGGCCACTTGCGTCAAACGGGTCTTTCAATCAGCTTATCCAAGGATGTAGCCAAAACTATTTCTGGGAACATCGGAAAATGCTTGGAGGAAGCATTCAACAAGATTGGTATTAATGATTGGAACTCCATTTTTTGGGTGTCTCACCCTGGTGGTCCGGCAATTTTGGATCTGATTGAAGTGACCCTTGGTTTGAAGGAGGAGAAACTGAAGGCATCAAGGAAAGTGTTGAGCGAATATGGTAATATGTCAAGTCCCACTGTGATGTTCATTTTGGATGAGATGAGGAATAAGTCTATGAAGGAAGGGAAAGCCACAACTGGAGAAGGGTTTGATTGGGGTgtgctattagggtttggaccgGGTCTAACTGTAGAGACAATAATCTTGCGTAGCATAACCCAGGCTTGATGATTTTAACAATTTGCATTGATTTGTAGTTACACTCTGTTTTATGGGGTTTTCTGTATGGCTCTATATTTTGTGCCCTCATTGCTTTAGTTTTTTAATCCCTTGAATTCTTCCCATTGGAGGGGGGGAAGAAAAGATGCCCATTTAtaagattttgatttttgggtATTTGCTTTAAGATTCTTTTAATAATACACTACTTAAAAATTGCTGAAAGGGCAAATAGATGTTGGGACTGCATTTTCAGTTACAGTATTGGCTTCTTCAATATTGTGGGAATGTTCAGCTGTCTAAGGGGACGAAATATTTGGATGGTTGACGAGCTCTTTGGGCTGTTCTTTCTTTGATGGCAAGTCATATTAATGTCCCATGGGTGACCTTAGGAGACTTTAATTCGGTCCGATTTCAAAGAGAGAAGTTGAGAGGATCTATGATTTCCCAAATGGTGATAGCTGAAAATTTAACAAATGCATATTTGATTTGGGATTGATGGATCTTAAATGGAAAGGTAAGTTCCATTAATGCAATCCTTGGTTGAGGCAAGGACCGACCGGAGTTATGATAGAGATTATGCAAACCAGAGAAATAAGTAACCGAACTTGTGATTCTTCAAGACTGCTGGAGGAAACTCTTCAAGGTTTCGCTCAATCTCTTCTAGGTTCAAAAGTAGGAAATctttagaaaaagaaatttgttgATATCAAAGGAGATTGACCGTTCTCTACAAACATAGAGCTCTTAAATAAAGACTCCCGAAAACCTAAACTCTTTTAACCACTATTGATGATATAGCCCTCTCTTGTGGTTGTACAACTCAATCTCCTATTTCAGGTAACCGTGATCACATGCAATATGGATTCCCCTCTAGATGGAAGCTTCATCAACAATCTATGTCAATATGTAAATCATATATTCTATGTAAACTTGGTTATTTGTTTCCTTGTACATCTCAACCTCTTGTATTCTTGTATATATTCCCTCCATTGAGGAATCAGGATTTTATGGGAATAATATTACTCTAACATGCGTCCTTGCTACAACAAGCTGCTCATCTCTAATCTTTTTTCTGATTGACCACGGCTGGCTCCCCCACCAACTCCACCGCTGCCTCTACTCTTGGCCAAGATCCTCCTCCTATTGGTGGTGCAGCACCCTCTTTTCAACATGCACACCATTACATCTCCTTGAAACTCACCTCTACGAACTTTCTTTATTGGCATACCCAGATTGAACTGTTCCTGGCTGTCTAGGATCTCTTTGGTTATCTTGATGGCACAGTCCCTTGCCCTGATGATCCCACTACTGCTGCTGCCTGGCATCGCTAGGACTCGCTTATCCTCAGTCTTCTCATCACCTCTATTACTGAAGAGGCTTTCCCTCTCATTCTTGGGAAAACTACAAGCAGCAATATATGGCAATCTCTGTGCActgtattttcttctccttcagaGAATCGTCTGATGTCTCTCACCATGGCCATGCAAGACCTCACTCAGAAGCCTGATGAATCTGTTTCTCAGTTCCTCTAGCGCGACAAATCCATCTCTGGCGAACTCAGTGCCGTTGGACATCCTTTGCGCCCGACTGCATTCAACTAACATATTTTTCGTGGTCTCAAATCTGACTTCCGTTCTATGGTCGATTCTCTCTTAACCAGGATGGATGCTATTGCTAAAGATGATCTTCATGCCATGCTCTTGAGTCACAAATTCCTTCATGGCTCCTCTTTGAAGAAGTTGGCACTATCTGAGTCTTCTCCAACCGATTCGTCTCCGGCTGCCAATACGGTGCAGCGCTCCACCACCTCTCCTGCCTCCAACTCTCCCCAAGCAAACTGTGGTGGTAGGGGTTTTTGTGGTAGGGGCCGGGTGGCAGGGGGCATGGTGATTTTCCTCCCAATGCTCCAAAACAACAATACAACCGGTTCTATTGCACTTATTGTGGCCGTACAAACCACTCCGTTGAGTGCTGCTTTCTTCGCCTCAAACAAGGTTATCCACAGGGTTCTCCACAATACAATCCTACCCATCCACCCCTTGCCCATTACACCCCTTCCATGTCTTGTTTATTATCCTACTGGGCCAAGGAAATGGAACAAGATACATCCAAATTTATTGAACATTATCCAATAGGTCTAAGGAAACTAAATGAAATACATCCATATTTAACATTTTTTAATGCAATCCATTACATACATCCTCACTATGGTTTGCAGTGAACAGCAGTTGAACTACAATAGCCCATGCGttttcatcaaataaaattttgcaGGGAAGGGGTTGCagtcgaggaggaggaggaggaagaagaagaagaagaagaaaggggttgCAATTGGAGTTTATAATGGTGGAACCGGCAACAGGTGTGGAGGTAGGTATGGAAGGTACGACCGGTAGTAGGGGTGGGGGCagagttgcaggaggaggaggagaaggaggaggaggaagaagaagacgtagaagaagaagaagaagaagagaagaagaaagaagaaagagggggcAAAACTATCTTTTACATCTCAAAACTAACACCTCACTAACACTGTCAACCTTCATGGGGAATATAATTGTTCAAACAACGGGGGGTTTCTTGTAAGTGGACCAAACTACCGGGGAGGTACATGAAAATTACTCTATTTTTTATACAAGGAGAATCTACAtagcaaagagaagagacaagggGAATTAACCGTATGCCATGCCACCAGCCTCCATGATTGCGTGAACACTAGCAACGGGCTCCATGTTATGCATAGGCCTGGTACTGGCCTAGCATAGTTGTGTGTGGGTCTGGCAGCGCACATCCGATCGTAGGTAGGGTGTGTACGTGTAGCTGCATGCTCCTGTGTTCCAACAACCATAGCGAATGAGTCATGGCCGACTAGCCATGGGTGATCAGTCATAAGGCTATGAAtcccaaagtttttttttttttttttttttaattatgataGGAAAACAAACTAAATTatccatgactacacatggggtccaacgactaaccatggGGATAAATGTGTTCTCATGCCATGTGTGTTTATGCATGAAAATGGTGTAGGAAGTgtctatcatccgatctcagagtacttagtatgatgtgcctcACCTCCCTGGGGGtggaggcacaacagggagtgcCCTCGTCATTCGATTTTACATTGAAAACAATGCATGATACAGTAGTACAATCTTATTATAAACAATGGaattagccaaacatgttatcacaCAAACAATGCATAAGGGAGAATATTTTTGCATTTAACAAGAGCTTCTAGTGTTGAAAGCAGACTAACATCCCCAGCAGAGTCCCTATTGTAGGCACTGCGATCCAGATCAATGTTTGAGGCCCCTTGGCGATgggggtttttgggttttgcatcTCTTTGGTTTTGATGCATTAATTATGGGGGATTAGGATCATACTTAATATATCAAAACaaaaggagtcgccacctaggatttgATCTTAGGACCCAATGAGTGTAGCTTCGTCCGAGATGAGTGGAAATGTGATTCTATATGGTTCGGTTAGAGATCAGGTAAGCGGTCAAGTTACGAGTAGGAAGGTATTAGCGCCCCATCTTGCCTGGTTgaaccagtctttctactagatgcttttGTATCAAATATTCTCTCTTAATGATATGTCATATACCAACACGTAAGGCTAAAATAATATGCATTTGTCCCACAAAGTGATGCTCAGTTATAAGAATGCATCCTACCATGACCTActctaagaaataaaaaattcataaaagaatTACGCTAACTAATATGTACACTAATGTGATGTGCTTGAACAGTCTCCATTTTGCCAAAATGAAGTGCAATATGAAGATACACCTTTACACTAAAAGGCGGAGACTTTAGACTGTTGGTTGCCTCttggctcaggtggaggcagACAATCGGCTTACCTCCCTCTTAATCGAACTGGGTGAcggattttaaaaggggttttGCTACTTGTACTTGGATAGAATAACGACTAACAAATGAGATTTTGCAACTTGTACTTGGACAAAGTGACAATTGTATAGGGGGTTTCACTACTTGTATTGGGACAGAGTAACGACTAAACAAATGAGATTTCACTACTTGTACTTGGACAGAGTAACGATTGTATAAGGGGTTTCACAACTTGTATTGGGACAGAATTGAATAACGACTGTATAAGGGGTTTCGCTACCTGTATTGGGATAGAATAATAGTTGTATAGGGGTAAAATATGTATCAAGGGTCATGTGAAATCATGGCTTCGAACAAACATCAGGTGGGGTAAACGAAGAATCAACCCATGAGGAAGGATGATCAAAGTAAACAGGGAAGGCTAACATGGGTGTAGGAAGGCTAAAAGAGAGTGAATTTGGGGATAAAGGGGGTTAGAACTCGCTCTTCAACCATGGAAATAAGGGCAAGGgtcacccctatttataggggaccCTACTTAATCGTGGCACGCGCGCGAGCTAACCGTGGTGCCACGGTGAAAAAATGTGGCACCACGATCTTATCGGGTGTTGATGCCCACGATGTGGTCCCCTATTCGCAACATCATGGTTAACATACTCTCTACTTGGTATTTCCCAATTAGgggtagtggattccatgttcaAGCATCTCTTTCGTTCACGATGCACCATCACGAATCCAACACACCGATATGTAGTCTAAAAGACATCAACCTTTGGTGTACCAAAACCCGTAACGTAACACTGTGACGATAAGGATATCTCAGTCAAAGGGTCAACTAGTGATGGGTACACATGTCGTCCTTATACAATAGACAGTAACACATATGAGATTTGTAATGATTCTATCCTATACACATACTCGATGTGTAATTACACTTATGTCCTGAAATCATCATTTCTAGTTACATGCAATGTACAAAACTAGATAAATAGGATGTCTGATGTTATCTCTAGTCGAGAATGGTTTTTGGTAAAAACCCATGAAATAAACTTATAAGCTCGTTAAATAAATTAatgtaaaaattaaaataaattatttattttaaccaAATTCTGTTTGATGGACATATATTCCAACATGGGATTCATATCAATAAAAATGAggttatttaattaaattactcCTACCTCGTCATGCGGCCTACTTATTCCTTCCATATCCTCAGCAGAGAAGGATATCTCGGGGGTGattcttccccttttttcccTTGCTTCTGTCACGCCAACGAACCTAGCTTGCGCCTTTGCTTTTCTCCTAGACTCTTGTCCTGGACCTCCAAATATGGTGAGGATTACTCGCCCAGCCGGTCGATTGTCTTTAGTCTATCGTCTATCTTCATCTTGGTTGGGTGATTGTGTTTCTCAGAGGTTGTTCTTCTTTTTGGTCTGTCTCTCCTCCCGTTTGGGGTGCTCTTCCCTCCTGTGTTCTCTCCAGTCTGCTCCTTCTCCCTTCACATATCGGCAGAGGTGACCCACCTTGATTAGTTCTTCgatttctctcttcaattggTGGCAGTCTTCGGTGTCGTGCCCGGTATCATTATGAAAATGGCAATATTTCTTCTAGTTTCATTCCTCTAGCTTCGAGTACATGGGCCTCGACCATCAAAGTAGACCTCTGTCATGTATTTGCATGAGAATGTTTGTCCGTATGGTATTTAGGAGGTGTATTATGGACTAGGTTCTCTCTCCTGTTGGCGGTTGGATCTTCTCCACTTATCcttctctttctggtcatcCTTCTCACTGGAGGCCCTTTTCTTTCCAGGGGTTCTTTGTTCGGTTGCCTTCCTGGCCTTCAAGACATCCTTCATATTGGCATATTGGTTGCATCGAGCCATAAGTTTCCCAATATTGGTTAGAGGGTCTTACGCCATAGATTTCACTAGGTCACTATTTGTGACGCCTCCATACAGGACGTTGAACGCCATAGTTTCGCCCAGGTCATGAATGTCTAGGGACTCTTGTATGAACCTAGTGAGAAAATATCGGTTAGATTCATCGCTCCTTTGCTTTACTTCCAGCAAATTACcagttattttcttctatttgatGTTGCTTTGGAATTGGGTAATGAACGCTTCGTACAGCTTTGTCAAATTATTGATTGATCGAGGCCTGAGGCTTATGAACCAGGCGGTGGCTGCTCCTTTAAGGGAACTCGGGAACACTCGGCAAATTACTGCTTTTGATCCTCCATACATTGTCATCATGGTGTTGACGTTGTTAATGTGGTCATGTGGGTCAATCTTGCCATCGTACCTTTCAAAGCTGAGTAGTTTGAAGGTGGCTGGTAGTTCTGCCTCCATAAAGCCGCCGAGTAGGATGTCCACCCATGACAAGCTGAGCCTTGATGCCGGATTGTCAATCTAAACCTTTGTGCTTCTCATCGATCTCCTTTAGGTTCTTCTTTAGGTCATCTTCTACCGTTTGGTTCCCCTTAGTTGGGTTGGGGGTTCTACCGGGGTGTTGGATCGTCGAACCCGATCCCCGTTTGGCTTGGGAGGAAGTTCATCTTTCATGAATCGCTGAGCCTGATTCATCGTCCCCGCCCAGTTGCTCGTGCAATAGAGGCTTCCAGAAGTTGACGTCTCGCTCCTTATGGAATGGTACATATGGCTGGCTCTGAATGGGGATTTATGGCATCGTGTCATGCGGTGAGTTCTTGTGTCCCCCGAGGGGACTCAGGCACCACCTTCGCTGCCACATAGATTTTCTTGAGTCCTGGTTAGCAGGTCTCCCATTCGGACGACTCGAGTAGAAATAGATTCCTACTAACGAGGATGGGAAGATCTTGCACAGCTTTTAGTCCTTGGTTCCATGGGtatgggtggtggtggcagtatCAGACCTCAACTTCTTGGTAATCTAGCTGTAGGGGTATTACGGTCTCCAACTACTGCCTAATGAATCCTCTAATCAGCTTGCTGGTCTGTAGCAGCTGGAGTTGCAAGCCTCTGACCTGAGCATTGGTAGTCAGTGTGTTGGGGTTGAGGGGCTATGGCAAAGGCAGCGGTGGTGGCAATTGCTCTGCAGGAAGCTCTTTGTTGTCTTGGTTAGGCGGTACAACTACTGTTGCACGGCCTCTGGTTGGTGACGAGGGTGTCCGTGGGGGACCATCATCCCTCTGGGGGGTAGTCGCCCTCTCCGAGCACGTTCTTCGCCACTGCAAGATGTTTCTAGTGGGGGTATCTCCCTCCTGGGTTGCTGGAGTAGCGATTTTCTCTAACCATGGGTAGAGAATTTGAGTGGGTATAAACGAAGGCgatcgttcccacagatggtgcCAAACTGTTGGATCGAGAAATCTCCACAAGCTATATCTTCTTGTCTAATCGCCTGTACAGAAAGGGGACACTAGAGAGCCGGTTTGCACCAGCAGGGGACTCTTTGATGCCTAAGTCATATCTCTCTGAGCAACGATCGAGGATAATCTAGATGGTTTGTAAGTGGTCATACCTGAGTATATATAGGGTTCGCGACCCCAAGAGGCAGTCGGGGGGAGAGTCCCAACATCGTAAGTTTTATCTTTTGTAAGAGAACCACTGATAGAGTCCTTTGAGGATTGCAATCCCTGATCTGCAGGGATCGTAGGGCGCTTTTTTGGTAGTTTCCTTAAAGGAGTAGATTAGCATGTGGCCATTTTAGTAGTTTCCATATGGGATTAGGTGACAGGAGTGGTCTGGTAATCTCTGCTTATTACGAAGACATGATCTCTCGATTACGTGGCATAACCTTATTGGGTGGCCATATTTAGGTACGTCAACCCATTGGTAGTTATAGCAAGCTTAATAGCTGCAAGATAGGACCTTTGGAGATTCTTGAGCGCATCAATTCTAATGCATGCGTGCCAGTTGATATTAGCATCTCATACTCGAACGTATGATGTGTTTAATGTAGGACATTTGACACTTTATCTTGGCGATTAGTCAGACGATGGTGCAATGAATTTGAGGGTGAATATTTTGGGAATGATATAGGCTTGGAGATTATCTTAGAAGCCATCTCGGAAGCCATCGCTGATCAAGTGGAGGTTCGCAATGCAAAAGTCATCCAGCTCAGCCACTACACAAGTAATTAGAGAGTTCTAGTAGTTTTGGGATCAGTCAAGTAATTATAGTTCTTTTAGTAGTTAGAGTTTTATTTGTTAAAGGAGTTTTAATTAcaagtatattttttttagtagtTAGAGTTTTATTTTCTAAAGGAGTCGGTAGTTAAAAGAATGGCcaaatattctctgtgccggggacgcaagctgcgcctagacacatgggggtgggcaaaatgaccaccttgccccctgaatggtaggcccatgtgtctgggcgcaggccgtgctgtggcacagagaacatcagccctaaaAGAGTTTAGGTTTTGGGAAGTATTTAGTTAAGAGCTCTATGATTGTAGAGAATGGAGATTCTCCTTCGATAATCaacggatttttttttttcaaagatttCTTTGGGCTGAACCTAGAAGAGTTTGAAAGAAGCCTTGAAGAGTTCCCTCCAATGGTCTTGAGGAATCACAAGTTCGATTTGTTATATCTTTGGTTTGCATAATCTCTATCATAACACCGTTCTCCAGCGATCTTTCCCTTAATTGAAGCTTGCATTAATAGAACTCGCCATTCTATTTAATATCCATCAATCCCAAATCAAAGATGCATTTGTTAAATTCATCTACCGCCATTTGGGAAATCATAGGTCCTCCCAACTTCTCTCTTTGAAACCAGACCGAATTAAGGTCGCCTAAGGTCACCCATGGGACATTAACATGGCTGGCCATCAAAGAAAGAACAGCCCAAAGAGCTCGTGTACCCTCCAAAGATTTTGCCCCATAGACAATGAACATTACCAAAAACCATAGAAGAAGCCAATACTGTAACCGAAAATGCAGTCCCAACATCTATTTGTCCTTTGAACAATTTTAAGTAGTATATTATTAAAAGA encodes:
- the LOC122639733 gene encoding chalcone synthase 2-like, which encodes MGSVGEIYEAQRTQGPATVLAIGTANPSNCVYQPDFPDFYFRSTKSEHMTELKEKFKRICDKSTIRKRHLYMTEEMIKENPNFYNSMAPTLDARQDIMVVEVPKLAKEAALKAINEWGQPKSKITHIVFTTISGVDAPGADFQLVKLLGLSPTVKRVMMYHLGCYGGGSVLRVAKDLAENNKGARVLVVCSELNSVSGFKGPTETDFHTLLGQAIFADGAAALIVGANPDTSVERPLFQLFSAGSRILPDSDDMVEGHLRQTGLSISLSKDVAKTISGNIGKCLEEAFNKIGINDWNSIFWVSHPGGPAILDLIEVTLGLKEEKLKASRKVLSEYGNMSSPTVMFILDEMRNKSMKEGKATTGEGFDWGVLLGFGPGLTVETIILRSITQA